AAAAGGAATTATTAACTACATAGGTCCATTTCACAAGCCAGAGATTTACAAATTTGAAAGAGAAGTGCGGTTATTAATAACGGCTCAAGCAACTGAAAACGTTAGGCGAACGAATCCATTCTACAGCTATAAAAATGGGAAACGAATACAATATGCAACCTTACCATTGAATTCAAAAAAGCAAATAGAAGTCCTTAAAAAGCAAGGAGAGGAAGAAGACCAAATGAAAGAGATTATGCGTAAATGCAATAATGAAGAGTCCCCAGCCAATACTATTAAAAGCAAATCAACAGAAATAAGAGAAATAGAGAGAACTCCTCATCTAGTAATTGATACAATCATAATTGGATACCGCAATAATCCAGATGATTACAAACAGATAAAAGCGATAATAGACGATATTGTAATTGATTGGGAAGGTCATATCGATATAGTCCCGTCCAAGATTAGCAAATACTTTTAAAAAATAGTAGTGTCTGTGCTAAACAAAAAGAGTAAACATTCAACGGTTTACTCTTTTTACATTACACCAACCACCACACTCCTACTAAAGAAAACCCTAGGTCGTTCCAATACCTCAAGGCCCATATTTTCCAACTGATTCACCATTACCTCAAATGCCTCTGGCGAAACATGGAACTTTGGTTCCACAATCAGCATCTTACCGTTGGGCTTTAAAATTGACTTCAACTCCCTAAACAGTGCCTCCGGATTTGGAACTTCATGCACCATGTAGAAGGCCAATACAAAGTCAACAAGATTGGTTACGCCAATGCTATCACGGCGACACTGATGAAGTGTAACTCGCTTCTCCAGCTGGGTGCCTGCAATTTTGCGCCTCACCTTGTTGAGCATTCCCTCCTGCAGATCAACAGCAATTACCTCCCCCGACACACCCACCATCTTGGCCATTTCCACCGAAAAGAAACCGGGACCACAACCCATGTCGAGAACGACCATTCCCTTGCTCACGTAGGGAGCCAAAATTTTTCGAGGATTTTGCAGCCATCTTCTCACCCAATTATCGAGTCCACCAGCCCTTTCTACAGGACAAACCCGTAATGCATCTACTTTGCTCATAGCGATTAATCTATATCAAAACACAACAAAAATTAAAATCGAAACCAACAATTATCAGAAATTTCTTCCTCGCTAAACTCTAGCAAAGAATATTATTAGATAAGTCCTTTTCAATATAACGCTAGCACAATAATTCGTGCTAAGCCATTTCAAAGTTGACTAAATCGCACAAAAATAAAAAACAAAAAACGATGAGTTATGGGAAATTGCCGACGAAACTCCTTTATAGTAACTTGAAACAAATTCAAAAAGAGTGTAACTTTAACGAGAATAGAAATGGGTGCTTGAGTTAGCAATTGTTGCAATTTATTTTTAAGGAAATGAATACAACCATCAAATGGAAAAGAGGCCCTTTTAGCCGGAGGACCTTACTGCTGGAAAGAGACACGGAAGTTGGAGAAATAACGCGAAAAATATGGCGCTACGAACCAACGGCAAGGTTAAAAAACATGCAAGTTGTCTTTTTCGTAAAGGGATTTTTCAACAGAAAAGGTATATTAAATCAAGTCGAAACCAACACCCAACTGGCAGAGGTAGTTTTTAACCGATGGAGACGCAAAGCCCAGGTTGATTGGCCAAATGGGAAGAGTTACATTTGGGAATTTACCAACTTTTGGCACACGAGGTGGGAACTCAACGGGTCAGATAACACCAGAATTCTATACAATGGACTCTCGTTACGAGGAGAAATTACGGTATATAGCGGTGATGAATCCGCTATTCTAATAGGCCTGCTCATAGCGGACTACTATTGGCATCTCCGAAGAAAGGGCTAGCCAACAACTTTATTAATCGAACTTTACCGGCCGAGAGAAGCAGAAAATCGGGAGAAAGTTTTCATAACATTCTCCACATAGGTTTTCGAAACAGGAATATCGACGGCGTTGAGGGTATCCAACTCAAGCATCAGTCCGTCCTTATCCTTGCGAATAACCTTTACCTTATCAAAGTTGACCATATATGAACGATGGCAGCGGATAAGTTCCATTCCATTAAAGTTTGCCTCCATTTTCTTTAGGGTATTACGCAGCATATAGCGTGCAATCTTCTCCTTATTCAAGTAGCAAACTTTCACGTAGTTATCGGAAGCTTCGAGGTAGAGCAGGCTCTCCATTTTTACGGAAAATTGCAACACACCCTTCTCATCATGAAAAGGAACCATGTTTTTCGAATTGTTTGGGAATGATTGGCCTTGTGAAATCTGGTCAAGCATCAACTTTTTATCTTTCCAGGAGAAGTATAACCACAGAACTGAATACGGAATTAGCAAAACCAATGCTGTATTCTGAATAGAGACCTTCAATAACGTTTCAAACAATCGGGTTTCATGGAGTATATACTTTTCGTACACCGCGTAGAAAAGTGCCATGAAAAACACCTCCAGCAGAATCCAAATCAAGAATTGAATTAAGTTGAGAGAATAGTGCTTGCATAGGTGATACATGAACACGCGGCTAATCACCACAACCAGCACACCGGTAAGAATTACCAAACTAGAGTAAAAAAACAGCTGCAACCTTGTTACCGCAAACCAGCTTTCAACACCAAAAGGAGCGTAAATATTGATAAACACAAGGGCGAAAGCTGCAGTAAAGATGATCAGCTTAACAATATTTTCTTTTTGGTTTAGATAACCAGGAATAGTCCGCTGAAAGTCTACCATTGTTTAAACTACGTTTCTGAAACAAAGGTAAAGAATTCAGGTTAGCCGTTGGCTAAAAAAATCGATCAGCATTTCTTTTAACTAAAATATTTTGCCCCGCTATATGATTATTCACCCCATATAGCGCTATTCAAGCCCATTGCACCCAGCAATATCCCACATTTTTGCTTTCGGCTGAATACCATTGTTCCTTTGCATACAACCTCAAACAAATACAGCCATGGATTACACCACACTATTCAACCAGCTAAAAACGCTACCTAACTGCTGCGACAAAAAGGTGGTATTTCCCGATTCAGAACATGTGGTTGAATGGAAGCAGTTCAGCTCACCTTGGCGACTTAATGGTGGCCCCAAGAACGACGCCATGAGCCAGATATCCAGACTGCTAACTCAAAACAGCGATAACCAAATCTCCGAGAACCAAACCTTTTCGTATCCCATGGTATTCCCGAATGAGAATCGAAGTTTTAACAGAGCTATAATTATGCTGCATGGTTTAAACGAGCGCTCATGGCAAAAATATTGGGCTTGGGCTGTTTACCTCGCAAAGACAAACAATGTTCCTGTGATACTCTTCCCAATCTCCTTCCATATGAATAGGGCACCTCAATCCTGGGCTAATGCAAGAGCTATGCTTCCTCTCCTAACCAAGGCAAAATCATTACTGCCATTTATTGACAACATGACCACCTACCTCAACTTTGCCCTATCTGTAAGACTTACAGAGGAACCGTTGCGATTTTTCACTTCAGGTCACCAGAGTGCACTAGACATAGTGCATTTAACCGAGCAGCTTAGCCTTGGCCATATTGCTCCATTCGAAAAGAATACGAAGGTGGACATCTTTGCCTATTCCATCGGTGCCTTTCTAGCACAGGTTCTGCTGGTGGCAAATCCCTATGGTCTATTCAACGACTCCCGATTCTTCCTCTTCTGCGGTGGTGCTCTTTTTGAGGATATGCAAGGAACCTCGAAGCACATCTTGGGCAAAAGTGCATTTGCTCGCCTAAGCAGCTACTACTTAACTGAGTTTGAGGCGGAGGTGCGCAGGGAAACTCCTTTGTCTAAGTTTATTTTAAAGGATGAGATGGGGCAGGCGTTTTACGCAATGCTTTCAGCCAACAGAAACAGAGAGATGCGTGAAATGGCCTTTGAAAAAGCAGCCGATAGGCTTTATGCAATCGGCCTTAAGCAAGATACCGTGATATCCTCGATAGGAATACAAAAAGCAATAGGCCTTAGAACCAATCGAAAACCGAGATTTGAGGAGTTGGACTTTCCCTTCCCTTATACTCACGAGATGCCATTTCCATTAGCCTCCAAAGGGGTGTCTTCGTCAACTCTAAATGGTTCATTCAACCAAATATTTACGAAGGCATCAGCCTTCTTAGCATAAAAAAAGTCCGGCGCAAACCGGACCTTTTCCTATATAAAGAAACCAGATATACTAGTATCTCTTTGGTCTTCTGTCACCATATGATGAAGAACCTCCACCACTGTTGCCACCAAACCTTTTTTCACCTCTGTCGAAAGATCTTCTTTCGCCCTGAGGTCTCTCTTCTCTTGGTCTAGCCACAGAAACTGCAATTACTTTGCCATCAAGCTCAACACCGTTCAGCTCTTCGATAGCCTTATTTCCTTCAGCCTCGTCGTTCATTTCAACAAAGCCAAATCCTCTGGATCTACCAGAAAACTTATCAGTAATAACTTTGGCCGAAGCTACTTCGCCATACTCTTCGAATAATTTCTTCAGATCGTCGTTCTCAACTCTGAAACTCAAGTTAGCAACAAAAATGTTCATCTAAGTAATAATAAATTAAAAAAGGTTATAAGTCCTATTTGAGCCTTAAGTTGATTACTAACTTTTTCGTTTCTGGTCTTCGCAACAAACCGTTAGAAAGTTTAAAAAGCAGAGAAGAACAATCTAAAAGAACAATAACTTAAACTCAAATTTTGCCTTGCAAAGGTAAACAATTAAGAATAGCCAAAACTCATTTATCAAAAAAAATGTTTTTTTCTTAAAAATATTAGTTTATTAATACTCAAACTGTCAGTCCATTTGAGCAACGCTCTAATCAGTTAATACACAACAAAGTCAAATAGCCTCAAAAAAGAAAAGCCGGGAAACACCCGGCCGTTATCTCAATCTACCTTGATTATTTCATCTTTAGACCAAACATTATAGCCACACAACCGCTCACAAGCTCATCGGAAGGGGCAGTTCCGCTTTTTGTATTGACCTTCACAGAAATTATAAGCATTTGTGTTGTCTCTGCTTTAAAATCATAGTAAAGCGCGTAGTTATGATCCTTGCTTTCGTATAAGACCTTCCGCTGGGTATCCATAATGGTGAAGTTCACCTTTGGTAATGCACTGGAAGAGCATACTGCGATGCGATACTCCTGACCAGCATAAAAGGTTTTAAATAACTCTGCATCTTCACCTTCAGTTAGAATGGCCGCATTATAGTTCCCATCGTGCAGATACGGTGCCAGCTCAGACTTGCAGACCTTCTTGGCAAAGTTCTTGCATTGGGAGTAACCAAGCTGCGGAACCAGTAAAAAGACGAGCGGAATTGCAATTATCCAAAATCTCTTCATGGCAGGAATAAATTACTGTATATACTTGGTTCTAATTTCATAAGTGGTAGCTTTTAGCTTGGCAAACGATTCCGGTTTCACGGAAATCACGCTTTTCGCGCGAAGCGTTGCCGGTGCTCCATCTTTACCTGGAACAATTTCCACGTCGGAAATTGTAATTTCAATCTCATCAAAAACTGCTTTGAGCGCCTGTATATCAGTCAACACAGATTTAACATCGGGGTTAGCCTTATACTGATCGAGCAGGCTGATTACAGTAACCAGCGAAAGCTTCTGGTCAATAATGCGCTCCATAAGTTCCGAGTCAACATTCTTTGAATCACCAACTAAGCTGGTCGCAAGATAAAGGCCCTCAATCCACCCACCGACAAGAATTACAGCTCCAACCGATGCGCGATCATCCTCCTCAAGAACAGAGTTGGTATTTAAAAATGTTTCGGAAATAATATCCATGATTACATCTCGGTTATTCACATTCTCTTCAAGCCTCTGAACAACGCTATTGTCAATGGCATTGAGAATTCCCAGACCCTCTGCCATCTTTTTTGAGGCAGACATGTATTTTATGGTTGCTTGCGTCTGGTCGAATAAACTTGCGTAACTGAGGTCTGTACTATAAATACCTAGATTCAGCGCCATACTTTTGTTGGTTGAATAGCGTGATGCATTTTCTACCGGATTAAGCAGATCCTCGTTGTAGGTCGCTCCTGCTCGCTTTAGAATAAGCGCTGTTTCGAGTGGAGACGGTAAGGAGTAAAATATTTGCTTAGCGGTTGACAATCCCTTTTGCAACGCCCCATCATTTGATACCAAAGAGTCAACGCTAATGGCCGTTTGCCCGGCACCTCCCTTATCGGAGGAACAGTTGGTTATCCCTAAAACTAAGGCTAGTAAAAGGGAACCTTTGACCAAGCGACATCTTCCTATTCTAAAAATCATACTGTTTTGCTATTAATGTAAAACGCGACAGATTTTAACCCTAGTAAAGTTACTCTTTTTTTCATTTCGTGACGTAAAGGAATCCCTTTTTTCGGCATATTCTTCGAAACTAAAAAAACGAAATAATTTATAGCTTTGCAAAAAATATAAGCAAATAATGGAAAAAGAGTCAAACATAGCCAATAATCAAGGGTTGGCTATATTCAATGGATCGGAAGAGGACATCATTAAAAACCTAGAGAGTCTGAGGGAAATAGGCACCTTGTCCAGTTTAGAGGTCATTCTTGAGAACGTGAGAACTCAGCCATCGGAAGCCATAAAAAGGAAGATATATGAGCTGGTGGCGGATTTAAAAAACAAGTTGGCAACACCAATTATCGCCAACTTCACGCTGGCATGTGGAAATATCAAAATACAAACAGAACTCATTTCGGCCAGTTGG
This genomic stretch from Williamwhitmania sp. harbors:
- a CDS encoding class I SAM-dependent methyltransferase — protein: MSKVDALRVCPVERAGGLDNWVRRWLQNPRKILAPYVSKGMVVLDMGCGPGFFSVEMAKMVGVSGEVIAVDLQEGMLNKVRRKIAGTQLEKRVTLHQCRRDSIGVTNLVDFVLAFYMVHEVPNPEALFRELKSILKPNGKMLIVEPKFHVSPEAFEVMVNQLENMGLEVLERPRVFFSRSVVVGVM
- a CDS encoding LytTR family DNA-binding domain-containing protein gives rise to the protein MVDFQRTIPGYLNQKENIVKLIIFTAAFALVFINIYAPFGVESWFAVTRLQLFFYSSLVILTGVLVVVISRVFMYHLCKHYSLNLIQFLIWILLEVFFMALFYAVYEKYILHETRLFETLLKVSIQNTALVLLIPYSVLWLYFSWKDKKLMLDQISQGQSFPNNSKNMVPFHDEKGVLQFSVKMESLLYLEASDNYVKVCYLNKEKIARYMLRNTLKKMEANFNGMELIRCHRSYMVNFDKVKVIRKDKDGLMLELDTLNAVDIPVSKTYVENVMKTFSRFSASLGR
- a CDS encoding DUF6051 family protein, which encodes MDYTTLFNQLKTLPNCCDKKVVFPDSEHVVEWKQFSSPWRLNGGPKNDAMSQISRLLTQNSDNQISENQTFSYPMVFPNENRSFNRAIIMLHGLNERSWQKYWAWAVYLAKTNNVPVILFPISFHMNRAPQSWANARAMLPLLTKAKSLLPFIDNMTTYLNFALSVRLTEEPLRFFTSGHQSALDIVHLTEQLSLGHIAPFEKNTKVDIFAYSIGAFLAQVLLVANPYGLFNDSRFFLFCGGALFEDMQGTSKHILGKSAFARLSSYYLTEFEAEVRRETPLSKFILKDEMGQAFYAMLSANRNREMREMAFEKAADRLYAIGLKQDTVISSIGIQKAIGLRTNRKPRFEELDFPFPYTHEMPFPLASKGVSSSTLNGSFNQIFTKASAFLA
- a CDS encoding RNA-binding protein, producing the protein MNIFVANLSFRVENDDLKKLFEEYGEVASAKVITDKFSGRSRGFGFVEMNDEAEGNKAIEELNGVELDGKVIAVSVARPREERPQGERRSFDRGEKRFGGNSGGGSSSYGDRRPKRY